From the Triticum urartu cultivar G1812 chromosome 4, Tu2.1, whole genome shotgun sequence genome, the window TCGTTGTGGACGATGCGGAGGTGGAGCTCCTCGACCTCCGCAAGAACCCTGGCGACCAGACCCTTTCCATTCATTTCACAGTGGATCCTCACCATGACGTTGTCCTCCGAGAGCTTTGCCTCGACCTCCGGCAGCTGGTTTCCAATTGCTGGCGTCCCGGCCGCCAAGAGGAACCGTGCGGAGCTCTCGCCGACGTCTGGCGCGACAGGGCGGCACGGCTTCCTGACGAGCACCACGGTCTCGACGCTCCTATGGTTTCCGCCGGCAGCCTCCAGTGACCTGACCTTCTCTTGGAGCTCCTTCACGTATCTCGTTGCGTCGGTAAGAATCGTCCCCTTGTCCATCTGATGGATCGAAAGTAATTTTAGTACCAAATTAACTAAGCATTTCCTGAAGGAATATTATGAAATGTAGAAATGGTTGGGAGATTTGGCATATTCAAAGACCTTCTTGAGGCCGGGAATGACGGCGGAGAGCTCGATGAAGCGCTGGTTGATCTTCTCCCGGCGCTTCCGCTCCGCCATGATGTGGTCTTGCGCGTACGGCGTGCTCTTTGTGGATGCCCTCCTTGTCCGCTGTGACACGCAGGAACCAAGCGGCACCCCGGCGGCCAGCGTGCCCCCGCCACCGCTGCTGACCGGCTGCGGCGGCAAGACAGCGCCGAAGTTCCAGCTCATGGACAGGGCGTTGCTGGTGCCGGTGCTGCTCATGCTGCTGGGCGCGAACAGCCCGCCCGAGGTTGGGGACGACATGGACCAACTGCCTTCGTGCACAGCCGCATCGGGAGCAGGGCTGATGATTCCTCCACCGCCGCCCGTGTCGTCGCCGGAGCTCAGACTGTTTTGTGCTTCCGCCAGCTCCGCGGAATCGCGGAGCGCCTGGGGACTCGGGAAGTAGGCGCTCTTCTCGCTGCCGCCGTCGGCTCCTCCTGGATCCTGCTGCTCCAGTGTGCTCACCGCCCACTGCATGAACAGGCGCGAGTCGTCCATGTCGTCCATGAGCATAGACAGATCCGTACCTTGCCACTGACCTAGCTCGTGCAACATCGAGACAGAATGGTAAGAGTAGTTAAGCACACGTGACACCGCAGAACTAATCATGCATATGCTAGTAATTGTTTACCTCGATCGGTGAGTGAATCCCTAAAGATCGATTATGTTAGAACCTGGCCTCTAATCTTGGAGTTTATAACGGAGCGTTAAGGTCCTGTCACTGTAATGTTTGCTCACGCTAGGCCCCTCTGCCCTACTATTAAGAACCGTTTGTTGGATCCTGGCTATCTTGCCTGGATCCAGTGAAAATGATATTCTACGCGGCTGGAAAGGTGCATTCATGGGGTGAGCCAGAAATAATTTCCTGATGTGTATCTTGGCAGCTGGATTAGTGGATCCACGTGTATCTTCCAAACTACCAAGTTTTTTTAAACGAAAAATTCCAAGGTTATAAATTGTTGACGTATAATGTACTGTCTAGTCTCTTTCATCAGATCGGTTTTTTGGTTGCATTGGCTAGAGCATACACTTCTATATGGTATCAAAGCTAAGAGGTCTTGAGTTTAAGACCCGGCTGGCGCAATTATATTGCAGCCCACTTTCGGTCCACGTTTAGGCCTGAGGGAGCCACACGTGAGGGGGAGTGTTGACGTATAATGTGCTGCCTAGTCTCTTCCATCTGATCGGTCTTTTGGTTGCATTGGTTAGAGCATGCACTTCTAAGGGCATGTACAATTGTGCTATCTTAGGAGTGTCACataggataaatgatgaggtggaggagagagatttaagaaaagacaagagatgatctcttagcacaatatgtctcacCAAATTTTTAGGAATagctagttattgaagataagaCTAAGAGATGACCCATTATAGACATGtttttttgtcatctctaaattatatgcaagacttaagataagactatcttatcaaccattTTACATGCCCGAAAAGGGACAAGAGATGATCGcttagcacaatatgtctcacTACATTTTTAGGAATTGCTAGTTATTGAAAATAAAGCTAAGAGATGACCCATTGTAGACAAAAAAATTTATCACCTCAAAATTACATgcaagacttaagataagactatcttatcaatcattgtacatgcccttaagGAAATGTACAGTGATTAATAAGGCTGCTTTATCTTAAACCCGTCACATAATTTAGATAAGGCAATAAAATTGGTGTACAATGGGTTATATCTTAGACTTGTCTCTCACATCCAATATCCCTAAATATATGGTGAGATAGATTGTTGTTAAGATCATCTCTTAATTAAAAGAAAGCATGACTTTTCTTATGTTTTCTCTCTCCTTCACCTCAGTATATATCCTATGTGGCACTCATAAGATAGCACCATTGTATATGCCATCATGCTAGCAACTAGCGCAAAGAAGATGACAGGACGGAAAGGAAATATCTTGTCTATTGGGGAAAGGGTGACCCTCACTAATTCTTGTCTCAATAGCATTCATTATATATGATGTCCTTCCTGGAGGTGCCAAAAGGGGTGCTGGATTCTTGCGGAGCTAGAATGGTGTGGCAGGAGATGAATAATAAAATGAAGTATTGCCTAATCAACTGGCATATGTCGTGTGCATACCAAAAGTCCTTGGGGGTGTTAATTTACAAGTCATGAATTAAAGCCTGCTATGCAAATGGCTTTGAAAATTGGAGAACACTAAAGGTACCTTGCAACAATTGTTGTCCAGAAAATACCTTCAGAATCAAACCCTATTAGGGATTAGAGTTGGGACTAGGGGCTAACTTTTTTGTCAGTCTGATGAATATGAACCATATTTTTCAGAAATTTACCAAGAGGTTGTTAGGTGATGGAGCTAACTCTGTTTTGGGAGGATATATGGATTGATAATACATATTTAGTATTGCAAACCCCAAGACTATAGCATCACCTTCTCAAAGATAATTATAGTTCGAAAAGTCAAAGTTGAAGGATGGGTGTGCATCGGTTTCATGAGAACTTTGTGGGAGAGAAACTGCCCAATAGTGGGATGCCTTAAATATCTTGGTTGGGGTGGCTTAACTCTTTTCTGATAGCACAGAGAAAATTGGTGCTCTGTTTGGGAGTAGCAGTATGACAGACTATGCGGAAAACTAGAAACGCGGCTTGTTTTTATAATAAAAATCCTAACGATCCGGCTGTTGTGATCTAAAACTTATGTCATATTATGCGAACGATTGGGGAATCTTGTGGAAAAGCCGAGAGCAAGTAAAAACTGAGGAGGGGATCGCGAAGATTAAGATGGTGCTATAGGAGGCCTACGCGAGGAGTCATAGAGGGCATCCAACGAGTCAAAGGATTACTCTATGGTGGAGCTTGGCTAGGGCTTTCTTTTGGCAACTTGATCCTGCGTAGATTTGGTTCACGTTTTTTGTAAAAATGGAATTGGGCTTTTTTTTTCCTATACTTATTGTCTTTGTCATAGATGTAATAGCATTTGGAAATGCTCCCTTTTTATATATTTCCGCAGTTTTTGTTTTGGAAGTGTAAAAGTTGATGTTGGTTTCTTTAATAAAAATCGACAAGGAGGCTCGATGGGTGAGGAAAAAGATAAATAGCATTATAGCTCCACTATTTGCCACACCTTGCAACAGGCTTTCAAAATACAATTTTACTACAATGTGAAAGAACATAATTATAAGATTAAACTATGAGTAAACGTACCGAGAGACTTCAAATGTCACTTTTTCAATACTGCAACATACATATTTCTTGGTCATAAAAATAGTGACATACATCTTTCAAATTTGGCATCTGAAGGATTCCCCGTTTCTGGTTTATTAGGTCCATCTTACAATTCACAACAACCAAGTAAGACCCAATTAAGTGCTAGATAACATGCTAATGCTACATGCATGGCCCTTTCTCCCCTCCATGCATTGGTTGATTTTACATTGGGAACCATAATTTGACAAAATTTAATATAGACATGGctatattttcctatattttccTCCTAACCTCGCCCTCCTCCTCGCGCCACCACTCTCCTACCGATCTCCTACTCCTCCCATGTGTACTCCTCGTGTCTCTCCCTAGGGCGACACCAGGGGCC encodes:
- the LOC125552882 gene encoding transcription factor NAI1-like, which gives rise to MISSAVSRVLNYSYHSVSMLHELGQWQGTDLSMLMDDMDDSRLFMQWAVSTLEQQDPGGADGGSEKSAYFPSPQALRDSAELAEAQNSLSSGDDTGGGGGIISPAPDAAVHEGSWSMSSPTSGGLFAPSSMSSTGTSNALSMSWNFGAVLPPQPVSSGGGGTLAAGVPLGSCVSQRTRRASTKSTPYAQDHIMAERKRREKINQRFIELSAVIPGLKKMDKGTILTDATRYVKELQEKVRSLEAAGGNHRSVETVVLVRKPCRPVAPDVGESSARFLLAAGTPAIGNQLPEVEAKLSEDNVMVRIHCEMNGKGLVARVLAEVEELHLRIVHNDVMPFTASTVIITTMAKASYHQ